The Gracilibacillus caseinilyticus genome segment AGCTCGCAATTCTTCTGCATTATCCGGCCATTCTACTTCTTTACCTTCCGCCAATTGGCAAAATGCATCCATACAGCGATGCCAGCCGGCTGCAATGAATTGCGCCAACTTTTTGTCATCAAACGTGTGCCTAAAGGTGAACTGACTGCTAGTCTCTTGTGGTGTTACCTTCATTTCGACCAGATCATCTACTTCTTGGAAGACAAAGGTGTGAGGTGGCTCATATCCCAAGACCTCAGCTTCATATTGCGATCCTTCCCCATCATCAAAATGCAATTTACCTCCTACGGCCAATTCCATTTCTCCAGTTGCAAAAGGATACCATTTTGTAAAGTAACCCGGAGTAGTCATCACTTCAAATACTTTCTCTGCTGAGCATGACAAATCCCGTTCAAATGCTAGCATATACCTTCCATTCACTTCGTAAAGCTGACCATAACTAGTCATGTCACGCCTCCTTATTTATTATTAGTTTCAGCCTATACTTTTATTAAATTGAATGCAATCAAAAACAGCTTGACGGTTGCCCTGATTACCGTTATATTTTTTGTTAATCACACTGCGTAAGAAAGGATGGAAA includes the following:
- a CDS encoding SRPBCC domain-containing protein, with translation MTSYGQLYEVNGRYMLAFERDLSCSAEKVFEVMTTPGYFTKWYPFATGEMELAVGGKLHFDDGEGSQYEAEVLGYEPPHTFVFQEVDDLVEMKVTPQETSSQFTFRHTFDDKKLAQFIAAGWHRCMDAFCQLAEGKEVEWPDNAEELRAYYQKAFK